Proteins co-encoded in one Labilithrix sp. genomic window:
- a CDS encoding cytochrome P460 family protein has protein sequence MSRRFVAIAALALGGCGQNDDPAGADDLYARVTSGAGFRSWRRAPAFPERRPSFTSHSDAVDVFVDPNMSAALDGPDIVRSWPAGSIVVKESFSSDTTTLIAAMEKKPDGSWFWAEWDASGKVLFSGKPKVCVECHDNRARYSDWVYSIEFPK, from the coding sequence ATGTCTCGCCGGTTCGTCGCGATCGCCGCTCTTGCGCTGGGCGGGTGCGGGCAGAACGACGATCCCGCCGGCGCGGACGACCTCTACGCGCGGGTGACGAGCGGCGCCGGGTTCCGGTCGTGGCGGCGGGCGCCGGCGTTCCCCGAGCGGCGGCCGAGCTTCACCTCGCACTCGGACGCGGTCGACGTCTTCGTCGACCCGAACATGAGCGCCGCGCTCGACGGACCCGACATCGTGCGCTCGTGGCCCGCCGGCTCCATCGTCGTGAAGGAGAGCTTCTCGAGCGACACGACCACGCTCATCGCCGCGATGGAGAAGAAGCCCGACGGCTCGTGGTTCTGGGCGGAGTGGGACGCGTCCGGCAAGGTGCTCTTCTCCGGCAAGCCCAAGGTCTGCGTCGAGTGCCACGACAACCGCGCGCGGTACTCGGACTGGGTCTACTCGATCGAGTTTCCCAAATGA
- a CDS encoding 50S ribosome-binding GTPase, whose translation MANDRDEDEHKVRKAIAENIKRVEEMMQFLPLHGDTIRELRGKVALLRTILLEQRAPAFALVGRRGAGKSSLVNALFGAKVAEVGHVKAQTGRGKWFDHTSERGTISVLDTRGIQEGSKPDESDTSLDAVKSILVELKRKVPDVIVFLVKATETDSAIDADLDALERIYAEVERHHKFRPPLVAVATHCDVLEPKATRLHLDDDPREDIDEKLNRVGEVEHHLEEKIKARGKLAPHLQWTRGISSYMSFKADGALRSDERWRIDELVGALFKHVPDATRGTLVRIARVRGLQEQLATDLTRATAVICTGIAAIPIPVADLFPITAMQAALVGAIAWLSGRPLDRRGATEFLAAMGANVGAGMVLREGFRALMKVVTPGYGSIISGAIAFAGTMAIGAAARQFFLRGGTVEDARKAFADAKSAAEEEGKELEKKQDRERDKTLN comes from the coding sequence ATGGCGAACGATCGCGACGAGGACGAGCACAAGGTACGGAAGGCGATCGCCGAGAACATCAAGCGCGTGGAGGAGATGATGCAGTTCCTCCCGCTCCATGGAGACACCATCCGAGAGCTACGCGGCAAGGTCGCCCTCCTTCGCACGATCCTCCTCGAGCAGCGCGCGCCCGCGTTCGCGCTCGTCGGTCGTCGCGGCGCGGGCAAGAGCTCCCTCGTCAACGCGCTCTTCGGGGCGAAGGTCGCCGAGGTCGGGCACGTCAAGGCGCAGACCGGACGCGGCAAGTGGTTCGATCACACGTCGGAGCGCGGCACGATCTCGGTCCTCGACACGCGCGGCATCCAGGAGGGCTCGAAGCCCGACGAGAGCGACACGTCGCTCGACGCGGTGAAGTCGATCCTCGTGGAGCTGAAGCGCAAGGTGCCCGACGTCATCGTCTTCCTCGTGAAGGCGACGGAGACCGACAGCGCGATCGACGCCGACCTCGACGCGCTCGAGCGCATCTACGCCGAGGTGGAGCGGCACCACAAGTTCCGGCCGCCGCTCGTCGCCGTCGCCACCCACTGCGACGTGCTCGAGCCGAAGGCGACGCGCCTCCACCTCGACGACGACCCGCGCGAGGACATCGACGAGAAGCTGAACCGCGTCGGCGAGGTCGAGCATCACCTCGAGGAGAAGATCAAGGCGCGCGGCAAGCTCGCCCCGCACCTGCAGTGGACGCGCGGCATCAGCTCGTACATGTCCTTCAAGGCCGACGGCGCGCTGCGGAGCGACGAGCGCTGGCGCATCGACGAGCTCGTCGGCGCGCTCTTCAAGCACGTCCCCGACGCGACGCGCGGCACGCTCGTGCGCATCGCGCGCGTGCGCGGCCTGCAGGAGCAGCTCGCCACGGACCTCACGCGCGCGACCGCCGTCATCTGCACCGGCATCGCCGCGATCCCGATCCCGGTCGCGGACCTCTTCCCGATCACCGCGATGCAGGCCGCGCTCGTCGGCGCGATCGCGTGGCTCTCCGGGCGCCCGCTCGACCGCCGCGGCGCGACGGAGTTCCTCGCCGCGATGGGCGCGAACGTCGGCGCCGGCATGGTGCTACGCGAGGGCTTCCGCGCGCTGATGAAAGTGGTGACGCCGGGCTACGGCTCGATCATCTCGGGCGCGATCGCCTTCGCCGGCACGATGGCGATCGGCGCCGCGGCGCGCCAGTTCTTCCTCCGCGGCGGCACCGTCGAGGACGCGCGCAAGGCCTTCGCCGACGCCAAGTCCGCGGCGGAAGAAGAAGGCAAAGAGCTCGAGAAGAAGCAGGACCGCGAGCGCGACAAGACCCTGAACTGA
- a CDS encoding VWA domain-containing protein, which produces MRRSFVSIVALGVLSLVGLVHCTAATARSGFADDKKSSTQETSPDDADDDDSGPAFDPSTGGGTPDDSVCTQDIDVVLVLDVSSSMGFVLDKLNKEIPGIVDAANALKAGAHFGFIGYADNGAFGLGGSDAGGRVHTKASTLQKAFSTMKSTYTAKNRNPGDGPTGPETQNPICEENALDSLHLAATEFPWRPSAARVIVIVTDDTFLEGGDNYGDKDGDGDTTDTSYPREGDYPAVHTLADTIKAVKDAKARVFSVTRLKAGSGGLLGGSKCGTGRRHAGNEDSITYGWSKPYAGADPIPTQTDGKNFDLDGIRSGAVSLSDTINGVVLETHCAGDPPK; this is translated from the coding sequence ATGCGCAGGTCGTTCGTCTCCATCGTCGCGCTCGGCGTCCTCAGCCTCGTCGGCCTCGTGCACTGCACCGCCGCGACGGCGCGCTCGGGCTTCGCGGACGACAAGAAGTCGTCGACGCAAGAGACGTCGCCCGACGACGCGGACGACGACGACAGCGGGCCGGCGTTCGACCCGAGCACGGGCGGCGGGACGCCGGACGACAGCGTCTGCACGCAGGACATCGACGTCGTCCTCGTCCTCGACGTGTCGAGCTCGATGGGCTTCGTCCTCGACAAGCTGAACAAGGAGATCCCGGGCATCGTCGACGCCGCGAACGCGCTGAAGGCGGGCGCCCACTTCGGTTTTATCGGTTACGCCGATAACGGCGCTTTTGGCCTCGGCGGCAGCGACGCGGGAGGCCGCGTCCACACGAAGGCCTCCACGCTGCAGAAGGCCTTCAGCACGATGAAGAGCACGTACACGGCGAAGAACCGCAACCCCGGCGACGGCCCGACCGGCCCGGAGACGCAGAACCCGATCTGCGAAGAGAACGCGCTCGACTCGCTCCACCTCGCGGCGACGGAGTTCCCCTGGCGTCCGAGCGCGGCGCGCGTGATCGTGATCGTCACCGACGACACGTTCCTCGAGGGCGGCGACAACTACGGCGACAAGGACGGCGACGGCGACACCACCGACACGAGCTACCCGCGCGAAGGCGACTACCCCGCCGTCCACACGCTCGCGGACACGATCAAGGCGGTGAAGGACGCGAAGGCGCGCGTCTTCTCCGTCACGCGCCTCAAGGCAGGCAGCGGCGGCCTCCTCGGCGGCAGCAAGTGCGGCACCGGCCGCCGCCACGCCGGCAACGAGGACTCGATCACGTACGGCTGGTCGAAGCCCTACGCCGGCGCCGACCCCATCCCGACCCAAACCGACGGCAAGAACTTCGACCTCGACGGCATCCGCAGCGGCGCCGTCTCCCTGAGCGACACGATCAACGGCGTCGTCCTCGAGACCCACTGCGCCGGCGACCCCCCGAAGTAG
- the hydA gene encoding dihydropyrimidinase has protein sequence MRTLIKGGTVVTAVDTFQADVAIVDEKIAAIFGPDAAPAGPWDKTIDATGKYILPGGIDAHTHMDMPFGGTTASDDFETGTRAAAHGGTTTIVDFAIQAKGEPLRKGLDTWHAKAEGKAAGDYAFHLIMTDVNDQTIPEMGQVVSEGVTSFKMFMAYPGVLYVDDGQIFRGMQRASELGALICMHAENGIPIDYLVSQAIAKGHTAPIYHALTRPQIAEAEGTHRAICLAEMAGAPVYIVHLSAERALKQVVEARDRGLPAYAETCPQYLFLSQDDLARPDFEGAKYVCTPPLRPASMQEDLWRGLKTQDLQVVATDHCPFCQKGQKELGKDNFAKIPNGMPGVETRMYLMWDGGVRAGRISMNRFVEITATAPAKIFGLYPKKGTIAVGCDADILVWDGEHRHTLSEQTLHMRCDYTPYEGREVVGAPTHVLVRGKVVVENGKYVGKKGDGRFIKRSTFGL, from the coding sequence ATGCGCACGCTGATCAAGGGAGGGACCGTGGTCACCGCGGTCGACACGTTCCAGGCCGATGTCGCGATCGTCGACGAGAAGATCGCGGCCATCTTCGGGCCCGACGCCGCGCCGGCGGGGCCTTGGGACAAGACGATCGACGCGACGGGCAAGTACATCCTGCCCGGCGGCATCGACGCGCATACGCACATGGACATGCCGTTCGGCGGCACCACGGCGTCGGACGACTTCGAGACCGGCACGCGCGCGGCGGCGCACGGCGGCACGACGACGATCGTCGATTTTGCGATCCAGGCGAAGGGCGAGCCGCTGCGGAAGGGCCTCGACACGTGGCACGCCAAGGCGGAGGGCAAGGCCGCGGGCGACTACGCGTTCCACCTCATCATGACCGACGTGAACGACCAGACGATCCCGGAGATGGGTCAGGTCGTGAGCGAGGGTGTCACGTCGTTCAAGATGTTCATGGCCTATCCGGGCGTCCTCTACGTCGACGACGGTCAGATCTTCCGCGGCATGCAGCGCGCGAGCGAGCTCGGCGCGCTCATTTGCATGCACGCCGAGAACGGCATCCCGATCGACTACCTCGTCAGCCAGGCGATCGCGAAGGGCCACACCGCGCCGATCTACCACGCGCTCACGCGCCCGCAGATCGCGGAGGCCGAGGGCACGCACCGCGCGATCTGCCTCGCCGAGATGGCGGGCGCGCCGGTGTACATCGTGCACCTCTCCGCCGAGCGCGCGCTCAAGCAGGTGGTGGAGGCGCGCGACCGCGGCCTCCCCGCCTACGCCGAGACGTGCCCGCAGTACCTCTTCCTCTCGCAAGACGATCTCGCGCGCCCCGACTTCGAAGGCGCGAAGTACGTCTGCACTCCGCCCCTCCGCCCCGCGAGCATGCAGGAGGACCTCTGGCGCGGGCTGAAGACGCAGGACCTCCAGGTCGTCGCGACCGATCACTGCCCGTTCTGCCAGAAGGGCCAGAAGGAGCTCGGCAAGGACAACTTCGCGAAGATCCCGAACGGCATGCCGGGCGTCGAGACGCGCATGTACTTGATGTGGGACGGCGGCGTGCGCGCGGGGCGCATCTCGATGAACCGCTTCGTCGAGATCACCGCCACCGCGCCCGCGAAGATCTTCGGCCTCTACCCGAAGAAGGGCACCATCGCCGTCGGCTGCGACGCCGACATCCTGGTCTGGGACGGCGAGCACCGCCACACGCTGAGCGAGCAGACCCTCCACATGCGCTGTGACTACACCCCGTACGAGGGGAGGGAGGTCGTCGGCGCCCCCACCCACGTCCTCGTCCGCGGCAAGGTCGTCGTCGAAAACGGCAAATACGTGGGCAAGAAGGGCGACGGCCGCTTCATCAAGCGCAGCACCTTCGGCTTGTGA
- a CDS encoding methylated-DNA--[protein]-cysteine S-methyltransferase, with protein sequence MPWTTFDTAIGTCALAWSDAGVTWLQLPEATAELTVERLRKKAQESGEKTKPPKSVAKAIAAVQRHLAGEPQTFEDVPLDLGALPPFNATVYRALQTVPPGKTVTYGELAGLVGAPSAARAVGRAMATNPFPILVACHRVFASGGKPGGFSAYGGLVTKEKILALEGWSDPKSARLLFDAPALPFDAKAALAHLTSADPVLGAHIASIDFALTLEPSEGTFDALAKAIVYQQLNGRAAATIFGRVRALFPKNKLDPRRVLALDEAELRRAGLSASKLAALRDLATRAERGEIPTLAELAKMEDDAIVEVLTLVRGIGRWTVEMLLLFRLGRPDVFPIGDYGIKKGYARLFHPKKRRDELPDVAAMVRRAERWKPYRSVASWYLWRA encoded by the coding sequence ATGCCCTGGACGACGTTCGACACCGCGATCGGCACGTGCGCGCTCGCGTGGAGCGACGCCGGCGTCACGTGGCTGCAGCTGCCCGAGGCGACGGCGGAGCTCACGGTGGAGCGGCTGCGGAAGAAAGCGCAAGAATCAGGAGAAAAGACGAAGCCGCCCAAATCGGTAGCGAAGGCGATCGCGGCCGTGCAGCGGCACCTCGCCGGCGAGCCGCAGACGTTCGAGGACGTCCCGCTCGACCTCGGCGCGCTCCCGCCCTTCAACGCGACGGTGTACCGCGCGCTCCAGACGGTGCCGCCGGGCAAGACCGTGACCTACGGCGAGCTCGCCGGCCTCGTCGGCGCCCCGAGCGCGGCGCGCGCGGTCGGCCGCGCGATGGCGACGAACCCGTTCCCGATCCTCGTCGCCTGCCATCGCGTCTTCGCGTCCGGCGGCAAGCCGGGCGGCTTCTCGGCGTACGGCGGCCTCGTGACGAAGGAGAAGATCCTCGCGCTCGAGGGCTGGTCCGACCCGAAGAGCGCGCGGCTCCTGTTCGACGCGCCGGCGCTGCCGTTCGACGCGAAGGCCGCGCTCGCTCACCTCACCTCCGCCGATCCCGTCCTCGGCGCGCACATCGCGTCGATCGACTTCGCGCTCACGCTCGAGCCGAGCGAGGGCACCTTCGACGCCCTCGCGAAGGCGATCGTGTACCAGCAGCTCAACGGTCGCGCCGCCGCGACGATCTTCGGACGCGTCCGCGCGCTCTTCCCGAAGAACAAGCTCGACCCGCGGCGCGTGCTCGCGCTCGACGAGGCCGAGCTCCGAAGGGCCGGGCTCTCCGCGAGCAAGCTCGCCGCGCTCCGGGACCTCGCCACGCGCGCCGAGCGCGGCGAGATCCCCACCCTCGCCGAGCTCGCGAAGATGGAGGACGACGCGATCGTCGAGGTGCTGACCCTAGTCCGCGGTATCGGGCGCTGGACGGTCGAGATGCTGCTGTTGTTCCGCCTCGGCCGGCCCGACGTGTTCCCGATCGGCGACTACGGGATCAAGAAGGGCTACGCGCGCTTGTTCCACCCGAAAAAGCGGCGCGACGAGCTCCCCGACGTCGCCGCGATGGTGCGCCGCGCCGAGCGCTGGAAGCCCTACCGCTCCGTCGCCAGCTGGTACCTCTGGCGCGCCTGA
- a CDS encoding hydroxyacid dehydrogenase translates to MKVLVADKFEDSGRRGLAEIGCDVVYEPDATDDKLLEAIKRSEAEVLIVRSTKVSRAMLEGGKLALVVRAGAGTNTIDVEAASERGIWVANCPGKNAVAVAELTFALLLALDRHVVDGASDLRAGKWNKKEYSKAKGLYGRTLGVVGTGMIGREVIKRAQAFGMKVVAWDRHLAASRTKLEALKPSWLDENGIPAKATITEVAAKADILTIHLPLNAETRGVIGDGVFASMKPGSIFLNTARAEVVDQAALIRAIEERQIKAGVDVFAEEPSGGAGAVDSPLFKLPGVIGSHHIGASTDQAQEAIAAETVRVVQLFKQNGRPANVVNLARKTGATHIVAVRHYDRVGVLASIFDCLRKAGINVEEEENIVFAGGKAAVARIAVDRAPEGAALADLRSCSADVLDVSVVPLAP, encoded by the coding sequence ATGAAGGTACTCGTCGCTGACAAGTTCGAAGATTCGGGGCGTCGTGGGCTGGCGGAGATCGGGTGCGACGTCGTGTACGAGCCCGACGCGACCGACGACAAGCTGCTCGAGGCGATCAAGCGGAGCGAGGCCGAGGTCCTCATCGTCCGGTCGACGAAGGTGAGCCGCGCCATGCTCGAGGGCGGCAAGCTCGCGCTCGTCGTCCGCGCCGGCGCCGGCACCAACACGATCGACGTCGAGGCCGCGAGCGAGCGCGGGATCTGGGTCGCGAACTGCCCCGGCAAGAACGCGGTCGCGGTCGCCGAGCTCACGTTCGCGCTCCTCCTCGCGCTCGATCGCCACGTCGTCGACGGCGCGAGCGATCTCCGCGCCGGCAAGTGGAACAAGAAGGAGTACAGCAAGGCGAAGGGCCTCTACGGCCGCACCCTCGGCGTCGTCGGCACCGGCATGATCGGGCGCGAGGTCATCAAGCGCGCGCAGGCCTTCGGGATGAAGGTCGTCGCGTGGGATCGCCACCTCGCCGCGTCGCGCACGAAGCTCGAGGCGCTCAAGCCGAGCTGGCTCGACGAGAACGGGATCCCGGCGAAGGCGACGATCACGGAGGTCGCGGCGAAGGCGGACATCCTCACGATCCATCTTCCCCTCAACGCCGAGACGCGCGGCGTCATCGGCGACGGCGTCTTCGCGTCGATGAAGCCCGGCTCGATCTTCCTCAACACCGCGCGCGCGGAGGTCGTCGATCAAGCCGCGCTCATCCGCGCGATCGAGGAGCGGCAGATCAAGGCCGGCGTCGACGTCTTCGCGGAGGAGCCGAGCGGCGGCGCCGGCGCGGTCGACTCGCCGCTCTTCAAGCTGCCCGGCGTCATCGGCTCGCACCACATCGGCGCGTCCACCGATCAGGCGCAGGAGGCGATCGCGGCCGAGACCGTGCGCGTCGTCCAGCTCTTCAAGCAGAACGGGCGCCCCGCGAACGTCGTGAACCTCGCGCGGAAGACGGGGGCCACACACATCGTCGCCGTCCGGCACTACGACCGCGTCGGCGTCCTCGCGTCGATCTTCGACTGCCTGCGCAAGGCGGGCATCAACGTCGAGGAGGAGGAGAACATCGTGTTCGCCGGCGGAAAGGCCGCCGTCGCGCGGATCGCGGTCGATCGCGCGCCCGAGGGCGCCGCGCTCGCGGACCTCCGCTCCTGCTCGGCCGACGTCCTCGACGTCTCCGTCGTCCCGCTCGCGCCTTGA
- a CDS encoding serine/threonine protein kinase, which produces MGRHQRRQGEPELFEGMRLLDRYSILDRVGSGGMATIYRATDERLDRVVCVKLLRTTLVEGSGSTSGSRAVYKATYTHFLQEALALSKLQHSNTLRIYDFGYLKEADGDQGAPFHVSEYLDGGNLESHVRLRGALPSQESMSILDGICGACAEAHEHGIIHRDIKPSNILFARVRGDLVPKLADFGIAHSDVKTNQKARDDGFGESVSTVALFSPRWAAPEQLCGSPEGPRTDVYALGLLAIFMLSGTVLFGDEDVRLTFNDRVRGDTLVNARLAQLGLSGEVARVLGKALLARPEDRIAAAPEFAQRMKDALKVKSSNSVAPIAIDIVKRTAEFPAIASTPLAPKSAPAPQPSPPPQPQKAAPPPPPSKPETDPASTGSTTNGRPAVPVPHTERRLRYVQVHEKLDVSFADAAGEQVRFRVTMLPGANVSLNVKGLSCFVAKHGKHPTPALTAAQDMTVDMVSTGRQVLGEVSLYFGQSTPQGRLFVVDGKQLLVTYAEAQQVVVVAPNRGDDILVMCRS; this is translated from the coding sequence ATGGGGCGGCATCAACGCCGGCAAGGGGAGCCCGAGCTCTTCGAGGGCATGCGCCTGCTCGATCGCTATTCGATCCTCGACCGCGTCGGGTCGGGAGGCATGGCGACGATCTACCGCGCGACCGACGAGCGGCTCGATCGCGTCGTCTGCGTGAAGCTCCTTCGCACCACCCTCGTCGAGGGCTCCGGCTCCACGAGCGGCAGCCGCGCCGTCTACAAAGCGACGTACACGCACTTCCTCCAGGAGGCGCTCGCGCTCTCGAAGCTGCAACACTCGAACACGCTCCGCATCTACGACTTCGGTTACCTGAAGGAAGCGGACGGCGATCAGGGCGCGCCGTTCCACGTCAGCGAGTACCTCGACGGCGGCAACCTCGAGTCGCACGTGCGGCTCCGCGGCGCGCTCCCTTCGCAGGAGTCGATGAGCATCCTCGACGGCATCTGCGGCGCCTGCGCCGAGGCGCACGAGCACGGCATCATCCATCGCGACATCAAGCCGTCGAACATCCTCTTCGCGCGCGTCCGCGGCGACCTCGTCCCGAAGCTCGCCGACTTCGGCATCGCCCACAGCGACGTGAAGACGAACCAGAAAGCGCGCGACGACGGCTTCGGCGAGTCGGTGAGCACCGTCGCGCTCTTCTCGCCGCGCTGGGCCGCGCCCGAGCAGCTCTGCGGCTCGCCGGAGGGCCCGCGCACGGACGTGTACGCGCTCGGCCTCCTCGCCATCTTCATGCTGAGCGGCACCGTGCTCTTCGGCGACGAGGACGTTCGTCTGACCTTCAACGATCGCGTCCGCGGCGACACCCTCGTCAACGCGCGCCTCGCGCAGCTCGGCCTCTCCGGCGAGGTCGCGCGCGTGCTCGGCAAGGCGCTCCTCGCGCGGCCCGAGGACCGCATCGCCGCCGCGCCCGAGTTCGCGCAGCGCATGAAGGACGCGCTGAAGGTGAAGTCCTCGAACAGCGTCGCGCCGATCGCGATCGACATCGTGAAGCGCACCGCCGAGTTCCCGGCGATCGCCTCGACGCCGCTCGCGCCGAAGTCTGCCCCTGCGCCGCAGCCGTCACCGCCGCCGCAGCCGCAGAAGGCCGCGCCGCCACCGCCGCCGTCGAAGCCGGAGACCGATCCGGCGAGCACCGGGAGCACGACGAACGGCCGCCCCGCGGTGCCGGTCCCGCACACCGAACGACGGCTTCGCTACGTGCAGGTGCACGAGAAGCTCGACGTCTCGTTCGCCGATGCGGCAGGCGAGCAGGTGCGGTTCCGCGTCACGATGCTCCCGGGAGCGAACGTCTCGCTCAACGTGAAGGGCCTCTCGTGTTTCGTCGCGAAGCACGGGAAGCACCCGACGCCCGCCCTCACGGCGGCGCAAGACATGACCGTCGACATGGTGTCGACCGGTCGCCAAGTGCTCGGCGAAGTAAGCCTCTACTTCGGTCAGAGCACGCCCCAGGGCCGCCTCTTTGTCGTGGACGGGAAGCAGCTTCTGGTAACCTACGCCG
- a CDS encoding SprT-like domain-containing protein, with product MTDHATAAALENALLREIREQYKLLALTYFKGGLAIPQLELVPTRHRLGRWVPGTRTIELSRHLVMTEPWGVVVEVLKHEMAHQYVYEVLGEREETPHGPRFRAVCERLGIDGAAAGMPSDAASSASKAEHAKVAERIARLLALAESPNVNEAEAAMAAAQRLLLKHNLELRSLRAAQGYVWKHLGAPTGRTTEAERVLSLLLGKHFFVEAIWVSVYRQDVGKRGSILEICGSEDNVEIAEYVHGYLIATAERLWREHKVAHGVRGDRDRRTFLAGVMSGMSDKLAREAKKSADAGLVWIADGDLQRWFRQRHPHVRHVRYAGQRRSDAYTHGKDAGSKIVIHRGVKEGPTERGLALPPRR from the coding sequence ATGACCGACCACGCGACCGCGGCCGCGCTCGAGAACGCCCTCCTCCGCGAGATACGTGAGCAATACAAGCTCCTCGCCCTCACCTACTTCAAGGGCGGCCTCGCGATCCCGCAGCTGGAGCTCGTCCCGACCAGACATCGCCTCGGACGCTGGGTGCCCGGCACGCGGACGATCGAGCTCTCGCGCCACCTCGTGATGACCGAGCCGTGGGGCGTCGTCGTCGAGGTGCTCAAGCACGAGATGGCGCACCAGTACGTGTACGAGGTGCTCGGCGAGCGCGAGGAGACCCCGCACGGCCCCCGCTTCCGCGCGGTGTGCGAGCGCCTCGGCATCGACGGCGCCGCGGCGGGGATGCCGAGCGACGCGGCGAGCTCGGCGTCGAAGGCGGAGCACGCGAAGGTCGCCGAGCGCATCGCGCGGCTCCTCGCGCTCGCGGAGAGCCCGAACGTCAACGAGGCGGAGGCCGCGATGGCGGCGGCGCAGAGGCTCCTCCTCAAGCACAACCTCGAGCTGAGGAGCCTCCGCGCGGCGCAGGGCTACGTGTGGAAGCACCTCGGCGCCCCCACCGGCCGCACGACCGAGGCCGAGCGCGTGCTCTCCCTCCTCCTCGGCAAACACTTCTTCGTCGAGGCGATCTGGGTGTCGGTCTACCGCCAAGACGTCGGGAAACGCGGGAGCATCCTCGAAATATGCGGTTCCGAAGACAACGTAGAAATCGCCGAATACGTCCACGGCTACCTGATCGCGACCGCGGAGCGGCTGTGGCGCGAGCACAAGGTCGCCCACGGCGTCCGCGGCGATCGCGACCGGCGCACCTTCCTCGCCGGCGTGATGAGCGGCATGAGCGACAAGCTCGCGCGCGAGGCGAAGAAGAGCGCCGACGCGGGGCTCGTGTGGATCGCGGACGGCGACCTCCAGCGCTGGTTCCGCCAGCGCCACCCGCACGTGCGCCACGTCCGCTACGCGGGGCAGCGCCGGAGCGACGCGTACACGCACGGCAAGGACGCCGGCTCCAAGATCGTGATCCACCGCGGCGTGAAGGAGGGCCCGACCGAGCGCGGCCTCGCGCTGCCGCCACGGAGGTGA
- a CDS encoding FHA domain-containing protein, producing the protein MHRTAIVTRPDADETLEIGIVDPASLPRTSFVLRVIEGQDAGQVLTLDPASPPHAVLGQSSSCAIKLTDPHVSRRHIALTATATHVLLMDLGSRNGTRVNGVLVREARLYGGETIAIGRTVIGVETDLPRAANEPSTLPPPPVRAVSEIRVPQAAPVPAPPSPSPEDLITLSIDEGLSFSDARARIVADFERRYIEELLTRHNGNVTHAARASGLAHRYFQLVRARSK; encoded by the coding sequence ATGCACCGCACGGCCATCGTCACCCGGCCCGACGCCGACGAGACCCTCGAGATCGGCATCGTCGATCCCGCGTCGCTTCCGCGCACCTCCTTCGTCCTCCGCGTCATCGAGGGCCAGGATGCGGGGCAGGTCCTTACGCTCGATCCGGCGAGCCCGCCGCACGCGGTCCTCGGCCAGTCGAGCTCCTGCGCGATCAAGCTGACCGACCCGCACGTCTCACGGCGTCACATCGCGCTCACGGCCACCGCGACGCACGTGCTCCTGATGGACCTCGGCTCCCGCAACGGCACGCGCGTCAACGGCGTGCTCGTCCGCGAGGCCCGCCTCTACGGCGGCGAGACGATCGCGATCGGCCGCACGGTGATCGGTGTCGAGACCGACCTGCCGCGCGCCGCGAACGAGCCGAGCACGCTCCCGCCGCCTCCCGTCCGCGCGGTGAGCGAGATCCGCGTCCCGCAAGCCGCCCCGGTCCCCGCGCCGCCGTCGCCGTCGCCGGAAGACCTCATCACGCTGTCGATCGACGAAGGCCTCTCGTTCAGCGACGCGCGCGCGCGCATCGTCGCCGACTTCGAGCGCCGCTACATCGAAGAGCTCCTCACCCGCCACAACGGCAACGTCACCCACGCCGCCCGCGCAAGCGGCCTCGCCCACCGTTACTTCCAGCTCGTCCGCGCCCGCAGCAAATAG